Proteins from a single region of Nitrospira sp. CR1.1:
- a CDS encoding CusA/CzcA family heavy metal efflux RND transporter, with translation MIERLIRGALEQRLIVLLLMLGLIVSGVAAFRHLPIDAFPDVTPVQVQVITRAPSLAPSEIERLVTFPLEIELTNLPRKTELRSVSRFGLSVITVVFEDRMDIYFARQLVLERVLQARSRLPASAEPVLGPVSTGLSEVFMYLVEGSTQSLIDLRTLQDWVIRPMLRAVPGLADVDTLGGLAKQYEVLVDPNRLTSFGLTLRQVHAAVAGNNQNAGGSYIEQGGDKLVVHGVGLARSVGDLEQIVVAAHKGTPIYLRDVAQVRQGTAIRLGGVTRDGTGEVLEGIAVMLRGGNSREIVAGVKDKVELINRVLPAGVKMVPFHDRIELVARALDTVERALLEGAAVVILVLYLFLRNLRGALVVALTLPLATLATFLIMQQVGLSANLMSLGGLAISLGMIVDAAIVQVENVERHLGEQTTGRALSVTDRLPVVLRAVLEVRRPSLFGELIIALTFVPLLTLQGMEGKMFIPLALTVVIALLSSLVLSMTVVPVLAAVLMKPRVAEEGGHLLERGRRLYRQLLEGAIHKTRLVVLAAAGVLVGGAALVPFIGREFVPIMDEGTIVVNVMRLPSISLSESLKISGEVERLLLEIPDVRSVVSRTGANELGTDPMGMELSDMYVLLKSESEWQAQSKADIEEQIRRRLAQVPGIAFGLSQPIAMRVDELVSGVRSQVAVKLFGDELETLRIKAEEIARVLRQVRGLSDLRVEQVSGLYYLKIDIDRARIARYGINVAEITEVIEAVGGGIAAGEVFEGQWRFPIMVRFPDDRRADVETIAALWVTAPDGSRIPLRDLAEIRIVDGPAQISREHASRRIVIEANVVGRDLVGAVEEAQAAVGRLVQLPPGYYVTWGGQFENQQQAMARLAVVVPLVIGLIFLLLFFTFGNLRQAALILLAIPFAMVGGLLALMLGGLYLSVPASVGFIALFGVAVLNGVVKIAYINQLREQGMALDEAVLTGMVLRLRPVLMTAVVAMMALLPLLLATGPGSEIQRPLATVVIGGLFSSTALTLVVLPVLYRWVEQRMARRRASEEAVLTTASDREVTT, from the coding sequence ATGATCGAACGGCTGATCCGCGGCGCGCTGGAACAACGACTCATCGTGCTGCTGCTTATGCTCGGGCTCATCGTGAGCGGCGTGGCCGCGTTCCGCCACCTCCCGATTGATGCCTTTCCCGATGTCACTCCGGTCCAGGTTCAAGTCATCACCCGGGCGCCCTCTCTGGCGCCTTCAGAAATCGAACGCCTCGTGACCTTTCCCCTGGAGATCGAGTTGACGAACCTCCCGAGGAAAACGGAACTGCGGTCGGTGTCGCGATTCGGACTCTCGGTGATAACGGTCGTCTTTGAGGACAGGATGGATATCTATTTCGCCAGACAACTCGTCTTGGAACGGGTGCTCCAGGCGCGATCCCGGCTTCCAGCAAGCGCCGAGCCCGTACTCGGACCGGTCAGTACGGGATTGAGCGAAGTCTTCATGTATCTCGTCGAGGGCTCGACGCAGAGCCTCATCGACTTACGGACCCTTCAAGACTGGGTCATCCGCCCGATGCTGCGCGCCGTCCCAGGCCTCGCGGATGTGGACACGTTGGGTGGCTTGGCCAAACAGTATGAAGTCCTCGTCGATCCTAATCGATTGACGAGCTTTGGGCTCACGCTGCGCCAAGTCCACGCGGCGGTCGCAGGGAATAATCAAAATGCCGGGGGCAGTTACATTGAGCAGGGCGGAGATAAGTTGGTCGTCCACGGGGTGGGGCTGGCCCGCTCTGTGGGAGACCTTGAACAGATCGTGGTGGCTGCGCACAAGGGCACACCAATCTATCTTCGGGACGTGGCCCAAGTTCGCCAAGGGACCGCGATTCGGTTAGGGGGCGTCACGCGCGACGGCACGGGCGAGGTACTCGAAGGCATTGCCGTCATGCTCCGCGGCGGCAATAGCCGGGAGATCGTTGCGGGGGTAAAAGACAAGGTCGAGTTGATCAACCGGGTGCTGCCGGCCGGCGTGAAGATGGTGCCGTTCCATGACCGCATCGAATTGGTGGCGCGGGCACTCGATACCGTCGAGCGTGCCCTGCTGGAGGGTGCCGCGGTCGTCATCCTCGTCCTCTATCTCTTTCTCCGGAATCTCCGCGGCGCGCTCGTCGTCGCGCTGACATTGCCGCTGGCCACGTTGGCTACATTTCTGATTATGCAACAGGTTGGCCTGTCTGCGAATCTGATGTCACTGGGCGGCTTGGCCATCTCGCTGGGAATGATTGTCGATGCGGCCATCGTGCAGGTGGAGAATGTCGAGCGCCATCTGGGCGAGCAAACCACGGGCCGAGCCCTCTCGGTTACCGACCGTTTGCCAGTCGTCTTACGCGCCGTCCTGGAAGTGCGGCGGCCGAGCCTGTTCGGGGAATTGATCATTGCGTTGACCTTTGTTCCGCTCCTGACACTCCAAGGAATGGAAGGCAAGATGTTTATCCCGCTGGCCCTGACGGTGGTGATCGCCCTCCTGAGCTCCTTGGTGCTTTCCATGACGGTGGTTCCGGTGCTGGCGGCGGTGCTCATGAAGCCGCGTGTCGCGGAGGAGGGCGGGCACCTGTTGGAGAGGGGGCGACGGCTCTATCGCCAGTTGTTGGAGGGGGCCATCCACAAAACTCGTCTGGTCGTCCTTGCGGCGGCCGGTGTACTTGTCGGCGGAGCGGCCCTGGTCCCGTTCATCGGTCGGGAATTCGTCCCGATCATGGACGAAGGCACGATCGTCGTGAATGTGATGCGGCTCCCGAGCATCAGCCTCAGCGAATCACTGAAAATTTCGGGGGAGGTCGAACGACTCTTGCTGGAGATACCGGACGTGCGCTCCGTGGTTTCGCGCACGGGCGCCAACGAACTCGGAACGGATCCGATGGGGATGGAACTCAGCGACATGTACGTCTTACTCAAGTCCGAGTCCGAGTGGCAGGCGCAGTCCAAGGCCGACATCGAGGAGCAGATCCGTCGGCGGCTGGCGCAAGTGCCTGGCATCGCCTTTGGCTTGTCCCAGCCGATCGCCATGCGCGTCGATGAATTGGTATCGGGGGTCCGGTCCCAGGTCGCGGTCAAACTGTTCGGCGACGAACTTGAGACGTTGCGGATCAAGGCAGAGGAGATCGCCAGGGTGCTGCGGCAGGTGCGCGGCCTGTCCGATCTCCGGGTCGAGCAGGTGTCGGGCCTGTACTATCTGAAGATCGACATCGACCGTGCCAGGATCGCGCGATACGGGATCAATGTGGCCGAGATCACGGAGGTGATTGAAGCCGTCGGTGGCGGCATTGCCGCCGGCGAGGTCTTCGAAGGACAGTGGCGTTTTCCGATCATGGTGCGATTTCCGGATGATCGGCGTGCCGATGTCGAGACGATTGCGGCGTTGTGGGTGACGGCCCCGGACGGCTCCCGGATTCCGCTCCGGGATCTGGCCGAGATTCGGATTGTGGACGGGCCGGCCCAGATCAGCCGTGAGCATGCGAGCCGCCGGATTGTGATCGAAGCCAATGTGGTCGGACGCGACCTGGTCGGCGCGGTGGAAGAGGCCCAAGCAGCAGTGGGTCGTCTGGTGCAGCTCCCGCCGGGCTATTATGTGACCTGGGGTGGCCAATTCGAAAACCAACAGCAGGCGATGGCACGGCTGGCCGTGGTCGTTCCACTGGTCATTGGACTGATCTTTCTGCTGCTCTTTTTCACGTTCGGGAATTTGAGGCAGGCCGCGCTCATTCTCCTCGCGATTCCGTTTGCGATGGTCGGCGGCCTGCTGGCGCTGATGCTGGGCGGGCTATATCTCTCGGTTCCGGCCTCCGTCGGCTTTATTGCCTTGTTCGGCGTGGCGGTACTCAATGGGGTCGTGAAGATCGCCTACATCAACCAACTGCGGGAACAGGGCATGGCATTGGATGAAGCAGTGCTGACCGGGATGGTTCTCCGATTGCGTCCGGTTCTGATGACGGCAGTTGTTGCGATGATGGCGCTCCTTCCTCTGCTGCTGGCCACCGGACCCGGTTCCGAAATCCAACGGCCACTCGCAACAGTGGT